In the Thermosipho atlanticus DSM 15807 genome, TATATAGTGAAAAATAGGGAATTTCCAGCAAAACTAAAAGAAATTCCAGATTATTCTGGAATGATATTTGGATATAGTGAGCAATTCTTTAAATGGTTAGCTGAAGAACAGATTTTGCTATTTAAAGATACTTTGAAAAAGATTGAAAGTTTGAATGGAAAAATTGTTGAGGTAAAATTTGAAAATCTTGATAAAATAAATAATATAAATGTTTTATTTTATGAATTTAAGCATGGAATAAATAATTATTTAAAAGACAAGGATTTGAAAGTAAAAACATTAACAGATATTATTAGATTTAATTTTGAAGATAAAGATGCAATACCATATGGACAGAGTATTTTACTAAGAGCTGATGCAACAGATATTAATGAAAAAGAGTATATTGAGTCATTATTAAACGATAGAAGATATGCAAAAGAAGAACTAGATAAGTTGTTTGAAAAATATAACCTGACAGCACTTTTATTCCCAGCAAATTATGGAGCACATATAACGGCAAAAGCAAAATATCCTTCTATAACAGTGCCAGCAGGTTATACAAATTCTGGACCTTTTGGTTTAACCTTTTCAGCAAGAGAGTTTGAAGAAGAGAAACTATTATCTTTAGCATGTGTATTTGAGAAAAAATTTCCGGTACGTAAGCTTCCGTTAAATTGAATAAGAAATAAAGTCAACTTTAATTTATATTTACCTTTTAAAAGAAGTCGTATCCAAAGTGAGAATTATAATTTGAGTCCCTCACTTTCGTGAGGGACTCTTTTGTTTACTTTTTAAAAGAAATTGCATTTACTGAACATACATTTTTACAATTTAGACATAACAAGCATTCTTTGTTTATGATCCTACGTTTATTATTATCAAGAATAATTATTGTATTTGTAGGACAATCCTTTTGGCATAAACCACACCCTGTACATTTTTCTTCATTTATTCTTAATTTTGTAAGTGGTTTCATGCTAAATAAGCTTAAAAGTGTTCCATATGGACATAAATATTTATGCCAAAGTTCTTCTTCTTCTTCTTCTTCAAAAAATAGTGTAATTAGCACAGAAAAACCAACAATGTACAATAAAAGGTTTAAGCGTATTTTAACAATTCTTGTAATTATAAATATACTTATAAATGAAAAGAGCAATATATACCTTAAAATTTTTAATTTTGTGGATGAAGTTACTTTAAATCTTTTTATTTTCAACTTTTTATACACGAAATCTATAGGTTTAAATAAAGTATCCATTGGACATATCCAGCTGCAGTAAAATCTTCCTAAAAATGGTGAAAGAAGTAAACCACCCGCAAAAATAAAAAGCCACTTAAAAAGTGTTTGATTTTTTAATAAAATGAAAAAAATAACAAGAAAGGCTATTTGAGAAATAGTCATCAGAATATTAGTAAAATTGCTTTTTTAAATCACATAACCTCTCCTTAGTTCTGGGTTGAAGTTTTCAAATAATATTATAATAATTTTTTTGGTGAATTTACGTAATATATGTTACGGAAGTTTGCAAAAATGAAATAATGAAATAAGACGATGATAGATTTTTATTCTTTAATTAAAGATACTAAAAATATTTCAATCAAGTTGAGTGAGATGATAACCAAAAATCCGAATAATAATCCGTGTGATTTCCCAATGAACCCTACTAAATATGAGAAGAATCCAGAAATTATTGATGTACTACCAGAAGCAATGCTTAAAGCT is a window encoding:
- a CDS encoding 4Fe-4S binding protein, translated to MTISQIAFLVIFFILLKNQTLFKWLFIFAGGLLLSPFLGRFYCSWICPMDTLFKPIDFVYKKLKIKRFKVTSSTKLKILRYILLFSFISIFIITRIVKIRLNLLLYIVGFSVLITLFFEEEEEEELWHKYLCPYGTLLSLFSMKPLTKLRINEEKCTGCGLCQKDCPTNTIIILDNNKRRIINKECLLCLNCKNVCSVNAISFKK